ATCCTCCATCTCCCCAGTCATCCACATTGTCACACATCCCCCCCGTCCTCCATCTCCCCAGTCATCCACATTGTCACACATCCCCCCCGTCCTCCACCTCCCCAGTCATCCACGTTgtcacacatccccccccccgTCCTCCGTCTCCCCAGTCATCCATGATTTCAGACTCTTCCCTGATTTGATATTGGCTCCTGTGGGGTCTGCAGGCTCACGTAAAGTAAGGTACAGCTCCTCATCTCCTGCCCATCACTGTGATCACACCTCAGCCAACACACTATATGTACGGAGACACTGATTCTTACCTCCTCTGCCAGCTGCAGAACGTCCCACAGCGACAGACTGTGCTTCAGCTCTACGGCACCATACGCGGCCCTCGTAGACAGGGTGGGCGCGGGAGGGAGGGGCTCGGCTGCAAGTACAAAAGGGTCAACAGGATGGAAAGTTACCAGCTGTCTACGCTGTGGTCACACAAATACATTAGCTGCTCAGAGCTCGGGTGAACACCGGCGGATAGAACTACCGGAAGGTTAACGTCATCTGTGGCATGAAGGACACGTACCATATTGTTTGCTGAATACTTCTCGCAGCTTGAAATATTTGGAGGTGTAATCACCAGCCTCAGACAGGGGGGCATCGTAATCTAAacagacacaaatatatatatattatatatatacatacacatacatacataaacggGCTGACCATGCAGATATTATCCCGCCAGCTGAACCCTCACTGTGACACCACCAGACAAGGTATAAGCTCCTTTCTGTGGCACAGAAGGAGCAGGGTCAGTAGAAGGACCCAGCACTAACCGTAACTAGTGACGTCCGAGCGATACTCGTGGAAGTGCAGAGCGCCGCTCATGAAACCGAAGTTGGTGCCACCGTGAAACATGTACAGATTAATCGATGCTCCTTTCGCTACCACTTCCGTTACGGTTGAAACCATTTCTGTCCAGATATAAAGAAAGTGATCTGAGTGCTCAGTAAATGCAAAGATGGTCCAATCCTTGACAGGAAGGGAAGAGATTACTCACGGTCAACGTCAAAAACATGGTGATCTCCTCCCCAATGGTCGAACCATCCCGTCCAATACTCCATCACCATCACCGGCTTGTTACCCTGAGGGACACAGAGACCGGTCATTACCGCACTGTATCACTAGGATACGTATAGGACACACTTATATCTGTGGGTTGGCTTACCATATATTTACCAATCACAAACAACTATTTGGTACAGATAAACAACAGGTCAATATATAATAAGATGTACAAGATCACGAATGACAGATCTAGAGCGCAGCGTGCATATCGTTTTACCGTTATTGATCCATTGAGCCCTTTACTAAAAATCCGTGTGAGTGTCTGCATCAGATCTATGGTCAGTGCTGGGTGCACTTTAAAACATGGCTAAATCCAGCAGCTTGTGGACCggatcattttattatattattacaatttacaGACAGACCTGTGGTCAAAAGTCAGAGCCCCGAACTACAACTGTTCCCCCTGTAAGCTCTTACACACTCAATAaacaagccccgccccctttccatGTTATCATCCTTTTGAAATTGTTTCCTAGAGGAATTTGTGATGCATCTAGATGAGGATAACCTtgataatatgtatgtatttataatcaaacatatatattcatttacatttatCTAATGGTTTACTGCAAATGATGATAAAACTAAGTTGGAATAATTTCAATAGTTCTTGTAGTTTATGGCTGTTATTGTCTTATTTCTGCTGCTGAAGTTCCCGTTATATAATGTAACCACTCACAGTCCTATCACTCTATGGTATATACTCTCGTGGTCACTTCTCCTCCCTACAATCCGGGATTCGTCATAAGAACAGACGTCTAAGTGGACGATCAGTGAGGATTAGAGAGCGAAGTACAAGCCACACGTTACCTGGATGGATTCTAGATACGAGAAGAGGATGGGTTCGATTTTCTGGAAGTTGATGGTGGCCAGAACTGTATAGAATAAAAATGATTGTTAAATTGAAGATTACAACATAATTATCATAATTTGTGTTACTTCCTATtgtaatatttacattgttttcagCAAAATGCTACCATAATAGAATAAGCTGTGTAAACAGATACACACAACAGCAGTAGAGGGTCACATCGCCGGTATGAACACTGTGGAGGCAGCCGTTGTACGTACAGAACTAATCATTTACTGGGAACCAATGATGTCAGGGAGACACTTCCTATTGGTTGTGTGTACAAGAAGCTGCCACCACTGCGTACAGATGAGAGGTGCACGAGGATAGGCTAAGTTTACGgacattaaaaaacaacaacataaaaacAGCCAACAGGGATTTATATGTGATTGACGCTTAATAAATGATTCAGTTTAACAGTAAATGTCCTATTAATTCTTGTGTTGTGTAAGTTGATCACAAGATTCCATCTCTACAGAGCAGTGCAACAGCTCCATCTTGTGGACAAGGTGGGTAATACATCCATATAACAGTTTAATGCTACTGAAAATTACCTCCAAAATTAAAtattctagtaaaaaaaaaaacacaacacaatctAGTCTTATATTAAGCAGAGATAAAACAAGAATCCCTCTTTACAAATTGTTCAGTAATAGCCCGTATTCTGCATAAAGCCATAGTAATTTGACAGCTGAATGATGCACATCTGTATTATCTGAATGTGGCCAAGCTCTTTAAAGatgatttaaaaactatgcatGTCAGGGTATGATAAGTAGATGACGTACAGCAAGTACATCCTATTACAAAAGTACCGTGAAACCGACCAACACCTTTCCataagcaacaaaaaaaacagtgtaaggaaataagtaaatacaagtaaaaaacataaaacttGTACCGGCAATTGATGCCTCATACCTCCTTCCATACTGCCAGAGCTGATCCCATCTTTATTATCAGAGGTCAGTAGCAGTTCCACAATCCCTCGACGAACAAGAGCCTGGAGTGACGATGTGGAGAAGTCAAACTTAATAGGTGACTAATAGCGCGAGTATCAAGTACTACAGAAAATAATTAATCTCTACTATACTGGAGACAAATGTAACATAACGAGCAAGATGCCAGtgacattatatatttaatggtACGTTATTAGCTGTAAGGATAGCGCAGTACTTACTGTTTTTATGAATTCCATGTAGTTGGCATCCTTGGCGTAAGAGCCGTATTCATTCTCCACCTGTACAGCGATTATCGCTCCCCCTCTGGAGTACTGAGGACAGACGAGACTGTTACAGACAATgtttatatcatacaggtgttatTTGTGGTGGGGAGTCTATTCTAACGTATTTATATACTGCAGACCTCTTCTTACTGGTGGGCTTCGGCCTGCAGTACCCAGACTATCAGTAACCTCACCTGATGTTTGAACACTCTGGGGAGAAGTTCATCAAAATACACCTCAGTTGCCTCGGCGAAGCCTTTGTAGGTTGTACGTAACTGCATGCCCTGGTCCCGGAGTAACCAGCTGTGAGAGAAACACGGGGGCTGAGCGAGGAGGAAATCAATACATTGATCTGTTACCCTTAGTCCATGATCAATCCCATTTGGCCATTGATGAGATCAGAGAGGTACCCCAAACACCCTGCCCCCCTACTGACATGCCAATCATCTGCACACTGGTACAAACATTGTGGTACCAACTACAGGAGCACAATCCCCAGTCCTAGGTTATCTCCTAACAGTACAGACCCGCATCACGCACCAGGACTCTGAGCGGATCTAAGGTCCGGTGTTGGGGACGTATTTAGAGGACACTCCCAAGCTGTAAACCATCCTGCTGATGCCACAAGAACCAGCTGCCGTGTTGGCACAACGTGGCTCTTAGAGGTCCTGCAGACAGGCACTGAAGCAACGCTCTCATATTGCCAGTGAACCGGTACAACTACCGGACCTTCCTTTGGGTAAGGCTGTTGTCGGGACACCAATTATTCCATACACTATTTTTACAGCAGTTCATACAAGTTATAAACAGGTGTAATTATTACAAATGGTTTATAATAACTGTGGATCTGATGacttaaatattaatttttcctCCACTTTACTCTCCTATTATCAtcatattaatttatataacGCCGACTTACTCTGCAACAGTGATAATTAGTAATGTAAGAGGATAAACAACGTAAATCAGATGGGAATTAGGAAACCTCCGGGGTACAGCCAGTTAGCGGTTGCATAGAGCAGGGTACCCACAGGACAGCTGTATGTGATAACTTACCTGGGTAATCCCCCCAGATCCCACTCTGCGCAGATATACGGCCCTGGGCGTAATACCACCCATAATCCCACTTCAGCTGCTAGACCTAAAAATGTCCTGGAGGAGAGATAGACAAACAGACGGTTACAAATAGGTTGTGTCTCACCCGACACCCTCCCAGCAGAGCCACAGTAAGACCTCATGGAGAAACAGGGGCGGCCAGACATCTATTGATGATCTGTGGGTACGCTCTGGATGTAAACACTTTTAATGAAAAAGGTCTCTTAACACCATTAAACCTAAATACAACTCGGGTTATAGAATTTTTACAAACTCATATTTTATATAAGCACTAAACACATAATAAAGCTGAATCTCATGTTCATTGGTAAAGACTGATGTATTAGAATATATTTATGGCATTTATCCACATAAATGACAGTGCTGGAACGGTACCCAACCCCTATACAGAGGCGGCCACTGATTATATCCTACATGTGATCTGTCCGGCCTTACAGTTATTTGCACTTGTGGACTGAACACGTAGCTCATACACGTTAATGATTAACCAATGATGTACTCTGTAGAAAACTGTATTACGGTCACGATGGATCAGATGTAAATGCCGCATTACCCAAGGTCGAGATTCCCGCTGAAGTCAAACTGTCCCCTCCGTGGCTCGTGCAGATTCCACGCGACGTACCTGAGATTTTAGAAATACACGTCTGTTATGTAAACACATGAATGAAACAAACACCTGTCACTGCGGCACTGTGACACAcacattgtgtatgtgtgtatgtatgtgtgtatgtgtgtatgcatgtatgcatgtatgtatgtatgtatgtatgtatgtatgtatgtatgtgtgtgtatgtatgtatatatatatatatagggttgtGTAACAGAAGTACGTTTGCATAGGGatttacatataatttatttatcattattatctAGTACTACTGTTGCAGTTTTATGAGGACAACTGCCTGAAAAATACCATccaggacaccccccccccccctcccgactCAAAGAGCAGCAGCCGAACCCTCGCCCCCTGCCCTCCACCCCACAATATGCCTGTACATGGGCAGAGGCTGGATCAGAGCCCAGGGATCTATGTCCAGTCTGAACGCATGAACTTGGTGCCAGGATTGTTAGACACTGATCGCTAAGTATTGGGTCTGATGTTCAAGTCAATCACTGCAGGTGAACAATGGACGCCAACACGGTCAGATCACGGTAATCGTGTGCAATTCTCCTGCAAGGGAACTTCTAACCCCAAACCATTGTGCAGTTTAATCTGTGGTCATTGGTTTCTTTTTATCCTTAATGAAGCGTCAGTTAATACAGAGATGATTTAAGACGTGAATGAGGAACTAATGATACTAAAAGTTTCAGGTACGGTTCAATTCAACAAGGGATGGATTCAGAAGGTACAAATAgacactgtgctgctggggagTGACCAAAGGTACGATCGTATAAAATTAGGCACCGAGGGGACACCTGGACTTGCAGTGTGCTGATTGGTTGTAAATGACCCCTTCGGAATTTACCATAATGGCAACGTGTGGCCAGGGAAGAGAAACTATAATTTCATGACTACACAGAACTATTCTGACAACTAGAGGAAAAG
Above is a genomic segment from Mixophyes fleayi isolate aMixFle1 chromosome 11, aMixFle1.hap1, whole genome shotgun sequence containing:
- the GLB1L2 gene encoding beta-galactosidase-1-like protein 2 isoform X3; amino-acid sequence: MWTRQKGLQAENSQFVLDGEPFRILGGSMHYFRVPKEYWKDRMLKMKACGLNTLTTYVAWNLHEPRRGQFDFSGNLDLGTFLGLAAEVGLWVVLRPGPYICAEWDLGGLPSWLLRDQGMQLRTTYKGFAEATEVYFDELLPRVFKHQYSRGGAIIAVQVENEYGSYAKDANYMEFIKTALVRRGIVELLLTSDNKDGISSGSMEGVLATINFQKIEPILFSYLESIQGNKPVMVMEYWTGWFDHWGGDHHVFDVDQMVSTVTEVVAKGASINLYMFHGGTNFGFMSGALHFHEYRSDVTSYDYDAPLSEAGDYTSKYFKLREVFSKQYAEPLPPAPTLSTRAAYGAVELKHSLSLWDVLQLAEEPFRSEMPVNMENLPVNEGNGQSYGYTLYETVIYGGGKFQTRGNVRDRAQVFVSVQSVGFVDYKNQELTIPEVPGYRKLRILVENCGRVNYGNRINDQRKGLVGDVFLREVPLRNFKIYSLDMNSTFINSLNSVRWSDLSEETMGPAFYQGALQIGFVPMDTYLSMKGWKKGVVFVNGKNLGRYWEIGPQETLYVPGTWLWPGTNEITIFEEQEAGSSVYSVDATYLGRTQYVD